In Geminicoccaceae bacterium, a single window of DNA contains:
- a CDS encoding TrbI/VirB10 family protein — protein MTDNTDTAAPMRLRAEPPRVTRLSRKVLAGVGAIALLGIGGALIYALQTRDAGQGGGELYSTENRNTADGLNGLPSDYTGPVLGPALPGDLGGPILDAQQRGQPVAPPVTATPAVDPEEQRRLAEEEAARMSGVFFQSGPRTGAPASTAMPSLAGFESGSQPATQDRNAAFLNGPVDRQTVAPDRVSPPASPYILQAGAVIPAALITGIRSDLPGQITAQVTENVYDSPTGSLLLIPQGTRIIGQYDDDVGFGQRRVLLVWNRLILPGGRSIVLERLPGADASGYAGLEDGVDHHWWDVMKAAGLSTLLGIGTELASDSEDRLIRAIRDGAQDTINQAGQQIVQRQLQVAPTLTIRPGFPVRIIVTRDLVFEPTGD, from the coding sequence ATGACCGATAACACCGACACCGCAGCCCCGATGCGCCTGCGGGCCGAGCCGCCCCGTGTCACCCGTCTGTCGCGGAAAGTTTTGGCGGGCGTTGGCGCTATTGCACTTCTCGGCATTGGCGGCGCATTGATCTATGCGCTCCAGACCCGTGATGCCGGACAGGGCGGCGGCGAACTTTATTCCACCGAGAACCGCAACACGGCGGACGGGCTGAACGGCCTGCCAAGCGATTATACCGGCCCGGTTCTGGGACCGGCACTGCCCGGTGATCTGGGCGGGCCGATCCTTGATGCGCAGCAGAGAGGACAGCCGGTTGCGCCGCCCGTCACGGCAACACCCGCTGTCGATCCAGAAGAACAGCGCCGTCTCGCCGAGGAAGAAGCCGCACGCATGAGCGGCGTGTTTTTCCAGTCTGGCCCGCGCACTGGGGCACCAGCCAGCACGGCCATGCCGAGTCTGGCGGGCTTTGAGTCCGGCAGTCAGCCCGCAACACAGGACCGCAATGCTGCCTTCCTCAACGGCCCCGTGGACCGGCAGACTGTTGCGCCGGATCGGGTATCTCCGCCGGCCTCGCCTTATATCCTGCAGGCCGGGGCCGTCATTCCTGCCGCGTTGATTACCGGCATCCGCTCCGATCTGCCCGGTCAGATCACCGCGCAGGTGACGGAAAATGTCTATGACAGCCCGACCGGCAGCCTTCTGCTGATCCCGCAGGGCACGCGCATCATCGGCCAGTATGATGATGACGTAGGCTTCGGGCAGCGCCGAGTGCTGCTGGTCTGGAACCGCCTGATCCTGCCCGGCGGCCGTTCCATCGTGCTGGAACGCCTGCCGGGCGCGGATGCCAGCGGCTATGCCGGGCTGGAGGATGGCGTCGATCATCACTGGTGGGATGTGATGAAGGCCGCTGGTCTCTCCACGCTGCTGGGCATCGGCACGGAACTCGCCAGCGACAGCGAAGACCGCCTGATCCGCGCCATCCGCGACGGGGCGCAGGACACCATCAATCAGGCCGGACAGCAGATCGTCCAGCGCCAGTTGCAGGTCGCCCCGACATTGACCATCCGCCCCGGCTTCCCGGTCAGGATTATCGTCACCCGCGATCTTGTGTTTGAGCCAACCGGAGACTGA
- a CDS encoding ABC transporter ATP-binding protein produces MIEIHDVHLELESQAGKVHILKGVDLNVQGGTSTSVVGPSGSGKSSLLAVIGGIEKASGGSVRVADTELTALDEDELALFRRRHVGIIFQSFHLIPTMTAAENVALPLELAGIGHADRKAAERLDEVGLSHRLTHYPGQLSGGEQQRVALARALVNDPDLLLADEPTGNLDTGTGRQIIDLLFETRNNRSTTLLLVTHDPGLATMCDMSVTMQDGRLRDAGTAGRSYPQAELVGSPS; encoded by the coding sequence ATGATTGAAATCCATGATGTGCATCTGGAACTCGAAAGCCAGGCCGGCAAGGTTCACATTCTCAAGGGCGTCGACCTGAATGTCCAAGGGGGTACGTCCACCAGTGTCGTTGGGCCATCCGGTTCGGGCAAGTCCAGCCTGCTCGCGGTGATCGGCGGTATCGAGAAGGCCAGCGGCGGATCGGTCAGGGTGGCCGATACCGAGCTGACCGCGCTGGATGAGGATGAACTGGCGCTGTTTCGCCGGCGGCATGTGGGCATCATCTTCCAGTCCTTCCATCTCATCCCGACCATGACCGCGGCCGAGAATGTCGCCCTGCCGCTCGAACTTGCCGGTATTGGCCATGCCGACAGGAAGGCGGCGGAGCGACTCGACGAAGTGGGCCTGTCGCACCGGCTGACCCATTATCCGGGACAGCTTTCAGGCGGCGAGCAGCAGCGCGTTGCACTCGCCCGTGCGCTCGTCAACGATCCCGACCTGCTGCTTGCCGACGAGCCCACCGGCAATCTCGACACCGGGACCGGACGGCAGATCATCGACCTGTTGTTCGAGACTCGCAACAACCGATCCACCACGCTGTTGCTGGTCACGCATGATCCGGGCCTTGCGACGATGTGCGACATGTCGGTCACGATGCAGGATGGTCGCCTGCGCGATGCTGGGACGGCAGGGCGGTCGTATCCACAGGCGGAACTGGTCGGGAGTCCGTCGTG
- a CDS encoding HPr-rel-A system PqqD family peptide chaperone, producing the protein MSGRSVRLSAEFGETLTMRAWAGEAVIYDDMTGDTHFLAEKALRLVRLLEQGEQSVEAIANLLDRDFHPPSPCGSRPLPDLLEQQTTGNIHTEAILANLVEIGVAEPCVDGIVRGRS; encoded by the coding sequence ATGAGCGGCAGGTCTGTGCGATTATCGGCAGAATTCGGTGAAACGCTGACCATGCGCGCATGGGCTGGCGAAGCCGTGATCTATGACGACATGACCGGCGACACACACTTCCTCGCCGAAAAGGCTCTCAGGCTCGTGCGCCTTCTCGAACAGGGCGAACAGTCGGTGGAAGCCATCGCCAACCTGCTCGACCGGGATTTCCACCCGCCCTCCCCTTGCGGCAGCCGGCCACTGCCGGATCTCCTCGAACAGCAGACCACGGGCAATATCCACACGGAAGCCATCCTGGCCAATCTCGTTGAAATCGGCGTGGCCGAGCCCTGTGTCGATGGCATCGTGCGAGGGCGGTCATGA
- a CDS encoding HprK-related kinase A: protein MRLEERGARWCRDALAGDGLNLRLGPFRVRASSPIASLGDELYELYAAHEILDTDETCDFDIALSTKGGIRRFWRPQVTFTSDGTPPFYPLPLDQAAAFFEWGLNWCIASHGHDHLVIHAAVLAKDERALVMPAPSGAGKSTLTAALAFSGWRLLSDELALIDLESGAVRPLARPINLKNRSIDIIGERFPHLSFTGVAEGTVKGKVGLLRPPDDSVRRMRQEARVNWIVLPRYLAGNPVRFSPLSPPRALMQLAENAMNYSIHGRRGFDLLCSLVDKARSFTLLYSNLDDALQVLDDMTDGRFA from the coding sequence ATGAGACTGGAAGAGCGCGGCGCGCGCTGGTGTCGCGATGCCCTCGCCGGCGACGGGCTGAACCTGCGCCTCGGACCATTTCGCGTCCGTGCAAGCTCACCGATCGCCTCGCTCGGCGATGAACTGTACGAGCTCTACGCAGCTCATGAAATTCTCGACACCGATGAAACCTGCGATTTTGATATCGCGCTCTCCACCAAGGGCGGCATTCGTCGTTTCTGGCGACCGCAGGTCACGTTCACCAGTGATGGCACGCCACCCTTTTATCCCCTTCCGCTCGATCAGGCCGCCGCCTTCTTCGAGTGGGGGCTGAATTGGTGCATTGCCTCCCATGGCCACGACCATCTCGTCATCCACGCCGCCGTCCTGGCCAAGGATGAGCGCGCCCTTGTCATGCCCGCTCCCTCCGGTGCCGGAAAGAGCACGCTGACCGCCGCACTGGCATTTTCCGGCTGGCGGCTGCTGTCCGACGAGCTTGCGCTGATCGACCTTGAAAGCGGCGCGGTACGTCCCCTTGCCCGGCCGATCAACCTCAAGAATCGTTCCATCGACATCATCGGAGAGCGCTTCCCCCATCTCAGCTTCACCGGCGTTGCCGAAGGAACCGTCAAGGGCAAGGTCGGACTGTTGCGACCGCCCGACGACAGCGTGCGCCGGATGCGCCAGGAAGCACGTGTGAACTGGATCGTGCTGCCGCGCTACCTTGCCGGCAATCCCGTCCGCTTCAGTCCGCTTTCGCCGCCCCGCGCCCTCATGCAACTGGCAGAAAACGCGATGAACTACTCGATTCACGGCCGTCGGGGCTTCGACCTGCTCTGCTCCCTCGTGGACAAGGCCCGCAGCTTCACCTTGCTCTACAGCAATCTCGACGATGCCTTGCAGGTCCTGGATGACATGACTGACGGAAGATTCGCATGA
- a CDS encoding arylesterase, with protein MQFVTFFAAAATVGMVMFNTPAAAVESCRLAVLGDSLTAGYGVPEGEAFPDQLQHALSERGVDCQVINAGVSGDTSAGGRARLDWVLADKPTHLLVELGANDALRALPVDQLRDNLDAIVGTAQGQGISVMLAGMLAPPNLGNQYGRDFAAIYREVAERHGIPLYPFFLEGVAANRELLIEDAMHPNVRGIATITRSIIPSVVDWIHLGIE; from the coding sequence ATGCAGTTCGTTACATTTTTTGCCGCCGCCGCAACGGTCGGGATGGTCATGTTCAATACTCCGGCCGCCGCCGTTGAGTCATGTCGACTGGCCGTGCTGGGCGACAGCCTGACAGCGGGTTACGGCGTTCCCGAAGGAGAGGCATTCCCCGATCAGCTGCAGCATGCCCTGAGCGAGCGGGGCGTCGACTGTCAGGTGATCAATGCCGGCGTTTCGGGCGACACCTCTGCTGGCGGAAGGGCACGACTCGACTGGGTGCTCGCCGACAAGCCCACTCACCTGCTCGTCGAACTCGGAGCCAATGACGCCCTGCGCGCCCTGCCGGTGGACCAGCTTCGCGACAATCTCGATGCCATCGTCGGCACGGCGCAGGGACAGGGGATATCGGTGATGCTCGCGGGCATGCTTGCGCCGCCCAACCTGGGAAACCAGTACGGCAGGGACTTCGCCGCGATCTACCGGGAGGTGGCGGAACGTCACGGCATTCCGCTCTATCCCTTTTTTCTCGAAGGTGTGGCCGCCAACAGGGAGCTGCTGATCGAGGATGCCATGCATCCCAATGTCCGGGGAATCGCCACGATCACTCGATCGATCATTCCCTCGGTCGTGGATTGGATTCACTTGGGAATTGAGTAA
- the hisN gene encoding histidinol-phosphatase, which yields MVIHELASIAIEVADAARPVPLRYFRKPLAVDTKGDLSPVTVADRETELAMRAVLDARCADHGIYGEEHGQRGLDRRFIWVIDPIDGTRSFITGMPLFTTLIALLDDRQPVIGIIDVPALAERYHAVRGGGVFFNDAPIHTSGCAKLDDAIVYIAGHDPDDDRMRERMHRLFRHGRLHRYGYDGFAYAQLASGHIDIMIEAGLQPYDYMALVTVVEEAGGVITDWSGKPLTLESGGDVLATASRELHAQVLDVLAR from the coding sequence GTGGTCATTCATGAACTTGCCAGCATCGCCATCGAGGTGGCGGATGCGGCGCGACCGGTTCCGCTCCGCTATTTTCGCAAGCCGCTGGCTGTCGATACCAAGGGCGACCTGTCGCCGGTCACCGTTGCCGACCGCGAGACCGAACTGGCCATGCGAGCGGTTCTCGACGCCCGTTGCGCGGACCACGGGATCTATGGCGAGGAGCACGGCCAGCGGGGACTCGACCGCCGCTTCATCTGGGTCATCGATCCAATCGACGGCACCCGATCGTTCATCACCGGCATGCCGCTCTTCACGACGCTTATCGCCCTGCTCGATGATCGGCAACCGGTCATCGGCATCATCGACGTGCCGGCACTCGCCGAGCGCTATCATGCGGTGCGCGGTGGTGGAGTCTTCTTCAATGACGCTCCGATCCACACCAGTGGTTGTGCAAAACTTGATGACGCCATCGTCTACATAGCTGGGCACGACCCTGACGACGACCGCATGCGCGAGCGGATGCATCGGCTTTTCCGCCATGGCCGTCTCCATCGCTACGGCTATGACGGTTTCGCCTATGCGCAGCTCGCGTCAGGGCATATCGACATCATGATCGAGGCTGGTCTGCAACCCTATGACTACATGGCGCTTGTGACGGTCGTGGAGGAGGCCGGCGGAGTCATCACCGACTGGTCGGGCAAGCCGCTGACTTTGGAATCGGGCGGTGACGTGCTCGCCACCGCCTCGCGCGAACTGCATGCTCAGGTGCTGGATGTCCTTGCCAGGTAA
- the acs gene encoding acetate--CoA ligase has product MQNIYKVPESLSRTALVDNARYREMYRQSIEDSAGFWAEQAKRLDWYTEPTRIRDVDFANDARIRWYEDGALNVSYNCIDRHLDNRGDQTAIIWEGDDPSADAHITYRELHDQVCRLANVLKDMGVKKGDRVTIYLPMIPAAAYAMLACARIGAVHSIVFGGFSPDSLADRIDGCQSGVVITADEGLRGGRKVPLKANADAAINRAPHEVKVLCFRHTGGKVPWNASRDIDANKAMEAASTDCEPEPMNAEDPLFILYTSGSTGKPKGVLHTTGGYLVYASMTHEYVFDYKDGDIYWCTADVGWVTGHSYIIYGPLANGATTLMFEGVPNYPTISRFWDVVDKHKVTIFYTAPTAIRALMQKGDEPVTKTSRKSLRLLGSVGEPINPEAWRWYYEVVGESRCPIVDTWWQTETGGILITPLPGAIDLKPGSATLPFFGVQPALVDNEGNLLEGATEGNLVILDSWPGQMRTVYGDHERFVQTYFSTFKGMYFTGDGARRDEDGYYWITGRVDDVINVSGHRMGTAEVESSLVAHPAVSEAAVVGFPHDIKGQGIYCYVTLQAGHAATDELRRELVHHVRNDIGPIASPDFIQWAPGLPKTRSGKIMRRILRKIAANEHEQLGDTSTLADPSVVDDLVANRKGS; this is encoded by the coding sequence ATGCAGAACATTTACAAGGTACCCGAGTCTCTGAGCAGGACGGCGCTTGTCGACAACGCGCGCTACCGGGAGATGTATCGCCAGTCCATCGAGGATTCGGCGGGTTTCTGGGCCGAACAGGCCAAGCGCCTGGACTGGTATACCGAGCCGACCCGGATCAGGGATGTCGACTTCGCCAACGATGCGCGCATCCGCTGGTACGAGGACGGCGCGCTGAACGTCAGCTATAACTGCATCGATCGCCACCTCGACAACCGCGGCGACCAGACCGCGATCATCTGGGAGGGCGACGATCCCTCGGCGGATGCCCATATTACCTATCGCGAGTTGCACGACCAGGTCTGCCGCCTCGCAAACGTGCTCAAGGACATGGGCGTCAAGAAGGGCGACCGGGTCACGATCTACCTGCCGATGATACCGGCTGCGGCCTACGCCATGCTGGCCTGCGCACGTATCGGGGCTGTGCATTCGATCGTCTTCGGCGGCTTCTCGCCGGACAGTCTCGCAGACCGGATTGACGGTTGCCAGAGCGGAGTCGTCATCACGGCCGACGAAGGATTGCGGGGCGGGCGGAAGGTACCGCTGAAGGCCAATGCAGATGCCGCGATCAATCGCGCGCCGCATGAGGTCAAGGTACTCTGTTTCCGCCATACCGGAGGAAAGGTGCCGTGGAACGCCTCGCGCGACATCGATGCAAACAAGGCCATGGAGGCGGCGAGCACCGACTGTGAGCCGGAACCCATGAACGCCGAGGATCCGCTGTTCATCCTCTACACTTCGGGTTCGACCGGCAAGCCGAAGGGTGTGCTGCATACCACCGGCGGCTACCTTGTCTATGCGTCGATGACCCATGAATATGTGTTCGACTACAAGGACGGCGACATCTACTGGTGCACGGCCGATGTCGGCTGGGTCACCGGCCATAGTTATATCATCTACGGGCCGTTGGCCAACGGTGCCACCACGCTCATGTTCGAGGGAGTGCCCAACTATCCGACCATTTCCCGGTTCTGGGATGTTGTCGACAAGCACAAGGTCACCATCTTCTATACGGCTCCGACCGCCATCCGTGCATTGATGCAGAAGGGTGACGAACCGGTAACGAAGACATCACGCAAGAGCCTGCGTTTGCTCGGTTCGGTGGGCGAACCGATCAATCCGGAGGCATGGCGCTGGTATTACGAGGTTGTTGGCGAAAGCCGATGCCCGATTGTCGACACGTGGTGGCAGACCGAAACCGGCGGCATTCTCATCACGCCGCTACCGGGTGCCATCGACCTCAAGCCCGGTTCAGCGACGCTGCCGTTCTTCGGCGTGCAGCCGGCACTTGTGGACAATGAGGGGAACCTGCTCGAAGGAGCGACCGAAGGCAATCTGGTCATTCTCGACAGCTGGCCGGGCCAGATGCGGACGGTCTATGGCGACCACGAGCGTTTCGTGCAGACCTATTTTTCCACATTCAAGGGAATGTACTTCACTGGCGACGGCGCACGCCGCGACGAGGACGGCTATTACTGGATCACAGGCCGCGTCGATGACGTCATCAATGTCTCGGGCCATCGCATGGGAACTGCCGAGGTCGAGAGCTCGCTGGTCGCCCATCCCGCTGTATCGGAAGCGGCCGTTGTCGGCTTCCCGCACGACATCAAGGGTCAGGGCATCTACTGCTACGTCACGCTTCAGGCGGGCCATGCCGCCACCGACGAGTTGCGGCGGGAGCTCGTCCATCACGTCCGCAATGATATCGGCCCAATTGCCAGTCCCGATTTCATCCAGTGGGCACCGGGCCTGCCCAAGACCCGCTCGGGCAAGATCATGCGCCGTATCCTGCGCAAGATCGCGGCCAACGAGCACGAACAGCTCGGTGACACCAGCACGCTGGCCGATCCTTCCGTGGTCGACGATCTGGTCGCGAATCGCAAGGGCAGTTAG
- a CDS encoding conjugal transfer protein TrbF encodes MSLFKRPAAHYGKTPQPETPYQKAAQVWDDRIGSARVQAKNWRIMAFGCLILSAGFATALVWQSARGSVVPWVVQVDNLGQAQAVAPATADYRPSDPQIAFHLGRFIEEVRSIPADAIIVRQNWLRAYEFTTDRGAAALNDYARANDPFAKVGQQQIAVEVSSVIRASPDSFRVAWTERHYENGQLSTTERWTAILTIVIQPPRSAEKLRANPLGIYVNAISWSREMGQ; translated from the coding sequence ATGAGCCTCTTCAAACGACCCGCCGCCCATTACGGCAAGACACCGCAACCCGAGACACCCTACCAGAAGGCCGCGCAGGTCTGGGATGACCGCATCGGCTCCGCCCGCGTGCAGGCGAAGAACTGGCGCATCATGGCCTTTGGCTGCCTGATCCTGTCGGCAGGATTCGCCACGGCGCTGGTCTGGCAATCGGCGCGCGGCAGCGTCGTGCCCTGGGTGGTGCAGGTCGATAATCTCGGGCAAGCACAAGCTGTCGCGCCCGCCACAGCCGATTACCGTCCCTCTGACCCGCAGATCGCCTTTCATCTGGGCCGCTTCATCGAAGAGGTGCGGTCGATCCCCGCAGACGCCATCATCGTGCGCCAGAACTGGCTGCGCGCCTATGAGTTCACCACCGACCGGGGTGCGGCGGCGCTCAATGACTATGCCCGCGCCAATGACCCATTCGCCAAGGTCGGGCAGCAGCAGATCGCTGTCGAGGTTTCCAGCGTCATCCGGGCGTCGCCGGACAGCTTTCGCGTGGCCTGGACCGAACGCCATTACGAGAACGGCCAGCTTTCCACCACTGAACGCTGGACGGCCATTCTCACCATCGTCATCCAGCCGCCGCGCAGCGCCGAGAAGCTGCGCGCCAATCCGCTTGGCATCTATGTCAATGCAATCTCGTGGTCACGGGAGATGGGGCAATGA
- a CDS encoding type II toxin-antitoxin system VapC family toxin — protein MIAIDTNIVVRYLTGDHPEQSKRAREIVDGQPVFVPLTVVLETEWVLRSAYGYKPEAVARAMRAFGGLPGVSIEDAAIVAAAFDHAERGMDFTDALHLGLSETHGALLTFDRKFVKAAKAVGVDFVHEA, from the coding sequence ATGATCGCAATTGATACGAACATCGTCGTCCGTTACCTGACCGGCGATCACCCCGAGCAATCGAAGCGCGCCCGCGAGATCGTCGACGGCCAGCCCGTATTCGTGCCTCTGACGGTGGTTTTGGAGACCGAGTGGGTGCTACGCAGCGCCTATGGCTACAAGCCGGAGGCTGTCGCGCGGGCCATGCGCGCCTTCGGCGGCCTGCCGGGGGTGTCCATCGAGGACGCAGCCATCGTGGCCGCCGCGTTCGACCACGCCGAGCGGGGCATGGACTTCACGGATGCGCTGCACCTTGGCCTTTCCGAAACACATGGTGCGCTTCTGACTTTCGACCGGAAGTTCGTGAAAGCGGCGAAAGCGGTAGGGGTCGATTTCGTCCACGAGGCCTGA
- the trbG gene encoding P-type conjugative transfer protein TrbG translates to MNMTIRTHSAVVILLSATMLAGCATKQPQFSYDSSVPPLPRVQQTTAIDDRPKPLHTPPAWTVAHGGPASATPTGRVQNANAAARIEPRREGYYNAIQIYPWSEGALYQVYAAVGQITTIALEPGERLSGAGPIAAGDTARWIIGDTESGSGANARVQILVKPTRPDISTNLVVTTDRRSYMIELHARDSLYMPAVAWAYPATPATRRPSVPSAPVIPAQSSRNYRYGLQVQGDSPPWRPVSVFDDGRRVYVVFPRGIVQGEMPPLFVIGADGEPQIVNSRIHQNILIVDRLFGAAELRLGSGKRQQVVRIVRVEQQQKVASDSTTTTEARHDR, encoded by the coding sequence ATGAATATGACGATCCGCACGCATTCTGCCGTTGTCATCCTTCTGTCCGCCACCATGCTGGCCGGTTGCGCAACGAAACAGCCGCAGTTCAGCTATGATTCCAGCGTGCCGCCGCTGCCCAGGGTGCAGCAGACCACTGCAATCGATGACAGGCCCAAGCCGCTGCACACACCACCCGCATGGACCGTCGCCCATGGCGGCCCTGCATCCGCCACGCCCACGGGCCGGGTGCAGAACGCCAATGCCGCCGCCCGGATCGAGCCGCGCCGTGAGGGCTATTACAACGCCATCCAGATTTACCCCTGGAGCGAAGGCGCACTCTATCAGGTCTATGCCGCTGTCGGGCAGATCACCACCATCGCGCTGGAGCCGGGCGAGCGCCTGAGTGGTGCAGGCCCGATTGCCGCCGGTGATACCGCTCGCTGGATCATCGGCGACACGGAATCCGGCTCTGGCGCAAATGCCCGTGTCCAGATTCTGGTGAAGCCGACGCGGCCGGACATTTCCACCAACCTTGTCGTTACCACCGACCGGCGCAGCTACATGATCGAGCTGCACGCACGGGACTCGCTCTACATGCCTGCCGTTGCCTGGGCTTATCCGGCAACGCCCGCCACCCGTCGCCCGAGTGTGCCATCAGCGCCTGTCATTCCCGCTCAATCTTCCCGCAACTATCGCTACGGATTGCAGGTTCAGGGTGACAGCCCGCCATGGCGACCGGTTTCTGTCTTTGACGATGGCCGCCGGGTCTATGTCGTCTTCCCGCGCGGCATCGTGCAGGGCGAGATGCCGCCGCTCTTTGTCATTGGCGCAGATGGCGAGCCGCAGATCGTCAATTCTCGCATCCACCAGAATATCCTGATCGTGGACCGGCTCTTCGGTGCGGCGGAACTGCGCCTTGGCTCTGGCAAGCGCCAGCAGGTGGTCAGGATCGTCCGCGTTGAACAGCAGCAAAAGGTGGCGAGCGATTCCACCACTACCACGGAGGCCCGCCATGACCGATAA
- a CDS encoding nucleotidyltransferase family protein, giving the protein MTDVALLVQVLRDPSTACGLDGKAWDTLLRQSRSAGVSGKLGLLLEAAMPRANIPEAVRRATDSALTIAAKIERDVRLELYVLAELFADMPEPVILLKGTAYVAAGLEAARGRVFGDIDILVPQASLAPAESRLKRAGWSFGPIDAYDERYYRCWTHELPPMEHQLRGTLIDVHHAILQERRAAPDARVRMITDAQALDDRFRVLQPVDMVLHAAAHLFSDGEFDKGLRDLLDIVWLIRDFAVRDTGFWDALLERATVMRLRRPLYHALDHASRLLGLEVPVSVFRGLDGEKRFDPIMRPAMHRGLMPHHPSAADGLTQLAHHFLYLRAHYLRMPLANLALHLARKALRRDPVRENHPAPGAPPAPQRG; this is encoded by the coding sequence ATGACCGACGTTGCCTTGCTCGTCCAGGTGCTGCGTGACCCGTCGACTGCCTGCGGCCTGGACGGAAAGGCATGGGACACGCTTCTGCGCCAGTCGCGCAGCGCCGGCGTATCGGGCAAGCTCGGCCTGCTGCTGGAGGCGGCAATGCCGCGGGCGAACATCCCCGAGGCCGTCCGGCGCGCCACGGACAGCGCCCTTACCATCGCCGCCAAGATCGAGCGCGATGTGCGCCTCGAACTCTACGTTCTGGCCGAACTCTTCGCCGACATGCCGGAACCGGTCATCCTGCTCAAGGGCACGGCCTACGTCGCCGCCGGACTGGAGGCTGCACGCGGACGCGTGTTCGGCGACATCGACATCCTCGTCCCTCAGGCGTCACTGGCTCCGGCCGAGAGCAGACTCAAGCGGGCCGGCTGGTCGTTCGGGCCGATCGATGCCTATGACGAGCGCTACTACCGCTGCTGGACGCACGAGTTGCCGCCCATGGAGCATCAGCTTCGCGGCACGCTGATCGACGTGCATCACGCGATCCTTCAGGAGCGGAGGGCAGCTCCCGACGCGCGGGTCAGGATGATCACCGATGCGCAGGCCCTGGACGACCGCTTCCGGGTCCTGCAACCGGTCGACATGGTCCTTCACGCCGCCGCCCACCTCTTCAGCGACGGCGAATTCGACAAGGGACTGCGCGACCTGCTCGACATTGTCTGGCTAATCCGGGATTTTGCCGTCCGCGATACCGGCTTTTGGGATGCACTGCTGGAACGGGCGACTGTCATGCGGCTGCGCCGGCCCCTCTATCACGCCCTCGATCACGCCTCGCGCCTGCTCGGGCTGGAGGTACCGGTCTCGGTATTTCGGGGGCTCGACGGCGAGAAGCGGTTCGACCCGATCATGCGGCCGGCTATGCATCGCGGACTGATGCCGCACCACCCCAGTGCCGCGGACGGCCTGACACAGCTGGCTCACCACTTCCTCTATCTTCGCGCCCACTACCTGCGCATGCCGCTTGCCAATCTGGCCCTACATCTCGCCCGCAAGGCGCTGCGGCGCGACCCCGTTCGCGAGAATCATCCCGCACCCGGTGCACCTCCGGCACCCCAGCGCGGCTGA
- a CDS encoding DUF2274 domain-containing protein, translating to MTKLKLGPLPDDKPVKVTLELPASLHRDLTAYAEVLARETGQTIADPIRLIVPMLERFIATDRGFAKARKTML from the coding sequence ATGACAAAACTGAAACTCGGCCCGCTGCCCGACGACAAGCCCGTCAAGGTGACGCTGGAACTGCCCGCGTCGCTCCACCGCGACCTTACCGCCTATGCCGAGGTGCTGGCCCGTGAAACCGGCCAGACCATCGCCGATCCCATCAGGCTGATCGTGCCCATGCTGGAGCGGTTTATTGCGACGGATCGAGGTTTTGCCAAGGCGCGAAAGACGATGCTTTGA
- a CDS encoding AbrB/MazE/SpoVT family DNA-binding domain-containing protein — protein sequence MAQPDTLITTVSTKGQVILPKAIRTHRKWDAGTRLVVEETPDGVLLKRAPAFAPTRPEDVFGMLPSAGAPKSLEDMEAGVLAEARRRHDRN from the coding sequence ATGGCGCAACCTGACACGCTGATCACGACTGTCTCGACCAAGGGCCAGGTCATCCTGCCCAAGGCGATCCGCACGCATCGGAAATGGGATGCCGGCACGCGGCTTGTGGTCGAAGAAACCCCGGATGGCGTCCTGTTGAAACGCGCGCCCGCCTTCGCGCCAACCCGGCCCGAGGATGTCTTCGGCATGCTGCCCTCCGCTGGCGCGCCGAAATCGCTTGAGGACATGGAGGCCGGCGTGCTGGCCGAGGCCCGCCGACGCCATGATCGCAATTGA